From Acidovorax sp. FHTAMBA, one genomic window encodes:
- a CDS encoding Zn-dependent hydrolase, producing MDTKVKPDIENLRINGDRLWASLMELAQIGATPKGGVCRLTLTDLDKQGRDLVTRWAREAGMTVTIDKIGNGFMRRPGRNNSLPPIMTGSHIDTQPTGGKFDGNYGVLAGIEVVRTLNDHGIETEAPIEVAFWTNEEGSRFVPVMMGSGVFAKAFTLEHAYAATDTEGKTVKGELERIGYIGDQEPGDHPIGAYFETHIEQGPVLEDNNKTIGVVSGVLGIRWYDCTVTGMEAHAGPTPMALRKDALQVAAQLMQEVVACAHRHPPHGRGTVGMVHVHPNSRNVIPGQVKFSIDLRNATDAECDSMDQDIRAVAAKLSADTGLPIKIELVSNYPAQVFHPDCVDAVGRAAAKLGYSHMPAVSGAGHDAVYMARLAPAGMVFIPCKDGISHNEIEDAKPEHIEAGCNVLLHAMLERAGT from the coding sequence ATGGACACCAAAGTCAAACCCGACATCGAAAACCTGCGCATCAACGGCGATCGCCTGTGGGCGTCGCTGATGGAGCTGGCCCAGATCGGCGCCACCCCCAAAGGCGGCGTATGCCGCCTCACCCTCACCGACCTGGACAAGCAGGGCCGCGACCTCGTCACCCGCTGGGCGCGCGAAGCCGGCATGACGGTCACCATCGACAAGATCGGCAACGGCTTCATGCGCCGCCCCGGCCGCAACAACAGCCTGCCCCCCATCATGACCGGCAGCCACATCGACACCCAGCCCACCGGCGGAAAGTTCGACGGCAACTACGGCGTGCTGGCGGGCATCGAGGTGGTGCGCACCCTCAATGACCACGGCATCGAAACCGAGGCCCCCATCGAGGTCGCCTTCTGGACCAACGAAGAAGGCAGCCGCTTTGTGCCCGTCATGATGGGCTCCGGCGTGTTCGCCAAAGCCTTCACTTTGGAACACGCCTACGCCGCCACCGACACCGAAGGCAAGACGGTGAAAGGCGAACTCGAGCGCATCGGCTACATCGGCGACCAGGAGCCTGGCGACCACCCCATCGGCGCGTACTTCGAAACCCACATCGAACAAGGCCCGGTGCTCGAAGACAACAACAAGACCATCGGCGTGGTCAGCGGCGTGCTGGGCATCCGCTGGTACGACTGCACGGTGACCGGCATGGAAGCGCATGCAGGCCCCACGCCCATGGCCCTGCGCAAGGACGCGCTGCAGGTCGCCGCGCAGCTGATGCAGGAGGTGGTGGCCTGTGCCCACCGCCACCCGCCGCACGGGCGCGGCACGGTCGGCATGGTGCATGTGCACCCCAACAGCCGCAACGTCATCCCTGGCCAGGTCAAGTTCAGCATTGACCTGCGCAACGCCACCGACGCTGAATGCGACAGCATGGACCAGGACATCCGCGCGGTAGCCGCCAAGCTCAGTGCGGACACCGGCCTGCCCATCAAGATCGAACTGGTGTCCAACTACCCCGCCCAGGTCTTCCACCCCGACTGCGTGGACGCCGTGGGCCGCGCCGCCGCCAAGCTGGGCTACAGCCACATGCCTGCTGTGTCGGGCGCGGGGCACGACGCGGTGTACATGGCCCGCCTGGCGCCTGCGGGCATGGTGTTCATCCCGTGCAAGGACGGCATCAGCCACAACGAGATTGAAGACGCCAAGCCCGAGCACATCGAGGCAGGGTGCAATGTGCTGCTGCATGCGATGTTGGAGCGGGCGGGCACCTGA